A region from the Medicago truncatula cultivar Jemalong A17 chromosome 6, MtrunA17r5.0-ANR, whole genome shotgun sequence genome encodes:
- the LOC25496287 gene encoding 40S ribosomal protein S18, protein MSLVANEEFQHILRVLNTNVDGKQKIQFAMTSIKGIGRRFANICCKKADVDMNKRAGELTAAELENIMTVVANPRQFKVPDWFLNRKKDYKDGKFSQVVSNQLDMKLRDDLERLKKIRNHRGLRHYWGLRVRGQHTKTTGRRGKTVGVSKKR, encoded by the exons TCTTTGGTAGCGAACGAAGAGTTTCAACACATTCTGCGTGTGTTGAATACCAACGTTGATGGAAAGCAGAAGATACAGTTTGCTATGACTTCAATCAAAGGTATTGGAAGAAGATTTGCTAACATTTGTTGCAAGAAAGCTGATGTTGACATGAACAAGAG aGCTGGTGAGTTGACTGCTGCTGAATTGGAGAACATTATGACTGTGGTTGCCAACCCTAGGCAATTCAAGGTCCCTGATTGGTTTTTGAACAGAAAGAAGGATTACAAGGATGGCAAGTTTTCTCAAGTTGTTTCAAATCAACTGGACATGAAGTTGAGGGATGATTTGGAGCGCTTGAAGAAGATCAG GAATCACCGAGGTTTGAGACATTACTGGGGTCTTCGTGTTCGTGGACAGCATACCAAGACTACTGGACGCAGAGGAAAGACCGTTGGTGTCTCTAAGAAGCGTTAA
- the LOC25496288 gene encoding uncharacterized protein: MAKKRKSAASSLDEVDRTMYASFSTAANSLSQLYSHAMNHQKLSFHAGERNALEKLYQWIWKQEEGGSRVATVDVVNYIQNELDYCGEEPSMSPRAPLQNQQPQPMMPVTSSGFPVTSGSSGQTIAGAGQGLRSDYCENQPKNSVFSNALSSPVRRNLQLYQIGEGGNRSFLHNQSSESNAVSSNNDSAMDMHAD, translated from the exons ATGGCCAAGAAACGCAAGTCCGCCGCTTCAAGTCTCGACGAAGTCGATCGGACTATGTATGCTTCCTTCTCCACCGCTGCTAATTCTCTTTCTCAGCTTTACTCTCATGCCATGAATCATCAGAAGCTTTCATTTCATGCTGGTGAACGTAACGCTCTT GAAAAACTTTATCAGTGGATTTGGAAACAAGAAGAAGGAGGGTCGAGGGTTGCAACAGTTGATGTAGTTAACTACATTCAG AATGAGTTAGATTATTGTGGAGAAGAGCCATCCATGTCACCCAGAGCACCACTGCAAAACCAGCAGCCGCAACCAATGATGCCTGTCACCAGTTCAGGCTTTCCAGTCACTTCAGGATCTTCTGGCCAAACAATAGCTGGGGCCGGGCAAGGACTCCGCTCCGATTATTGTGAAAATCAGCCAAAGAACTCGGTGTTTTCAAATGCATTATCAAGCCCTGTTCGTCGAAATCTTCAGCTTTATCAAATTGGTGAGGGTGGAAATCGCAGCTTTCTGCACAATCAAAGCAGCGAATCAAATGCAGTTAGTTCCAATAATGATTCTGCCATGGATATGCATGCAGACTAG
- the LOC25496290 gene encoding peroxidase 12, with product MAKNSASITSFYSFLLISSILFASYFHASKAQTNAPPAVKGLSYGFFAQTCPNLENIVRKHLTKVFKSDNGQAPGLLRIFFHDCFVQGCDGSVLLDGKPGERDQPQNGGMRTEALKTIDDIRALVHKECGRIVSCADITVLAGREAVFLSGGPNFPVPLGRKDGTSFSIKGTSNLPQPFNKTDVTLKVFAAQNFDVTDVVALSGAHTFGRAHCGTFFNRLSPADPTLDKTLAQNLKNTCPNANSGNTANLDIRTPATFDNKYYLDLMNKQGLFTSDQDLNIDSRTKGLVNDFAVNQGLFFEKFVNAFIKVSQLNVLVGNQGEIRGKCNVVNGGKKSVLSTLVEEGMDLIEQF from the exons ATGGCTAAGAATAGTGCTTCCATCACTTCTTTCTACTCTTTTCTTTTGATATCTTCCATTCTATTTGCTTCATACTTTCATGCCTCAAAGGCACAAACCAATGCCCCACCAGCAGTAAAAGGGTTGTCCTATGGTTTCTTTGCCCAAACATGTCCTAACCTTGAAAACATTGTGAGAAAACATCTCACTAAGGTGTTCAAATCAGACAATGGCCAAGCTCCTGGCTTACTTCGTATCTTCTTTCATGATTGCTTTGTTCAG ggATGTGATGGATCAGTGCTACTGGATGGAAAGCCAGGAGAAAGAGATCAACCACAAAATGGAGGCATGAGAACAGAAGCTTTGAAAACTATTGATGATATTAGGGCTCTTGTCCATAAAGAGTGTGGAAGGATTGTTTCTTGTGCAGATATCACTGTCTTGGCTGGCCGTGAAGCTGTTTTCCTA TCAGGAGGACCCAATTTTCCAGTACCACTAGGAAGAAAAGATGGAACATCTTTTAGCATAAAAGGAACAAGTAACCTACCCCAACCATTCAACAAAACAGATGTTACACTCAAAGTTTTTGCAGCCCAAAACTTTGATGTCACAGATGTTGTTGCATTATCAGGTGCACACACATTTGGTCGTGCACATTGTGGAACATTCTTCAATAGACTCTCTCCAGCGGACCCTACATTGGACAAAACCCTAGCTCAAAACCTTAAAAACACTTGCCCTAATGCAAATTCAGGTAACACTGCAAACCTAGACATAAGGACCCCGGCAACATTCGACAACAAATACTACCTTGATTTGATGAACAAACAAGGTTTGTTCACTTCCGACCAAGATTTGAACATTGATTCGAGGACGAAGGGTTTGGTTAATGATTTCGCTGTTAATCAGGGTTTGTTCTTTGAGAAGTTTGTTAATGCTTTTATTAAGGTGAGTCAGTTGAATGTTTTGGTTGGAAATCAAGGTGAAATTCGTGGTAAATGTAATGTGGTAAATGGTGGTAAGAAATCTGTTTTGTCTACTTTGGTGGAAGAGGGAATGGACTTGATTGagcaattttaa